A region from the uncultured Holophaga sp. genome encodes:
- a CDS encoding ATP-binding cassette domain-containing protein: MQIDLQVRKRLSTASGPVDLKADLCLASGELVAFFGPSGVGKTTLLRILAGLTDPEEGYVSVGGEVWLDTARSIRVPPQRRSVGLVFQDYALFPNMSIRENLRFAQKQADPGHLEELLEVFGLLRLQDRRPDTLSGGQKQRVALARALARKPGLLLLDEPLSALDHDMRSLLQDEILQVHRRWGITTILVSHDLQEVFKLCHRVIAFRDGQVIDDGDPHGIFSRSPTSGKLQLMAEVLHIEREDVVDVCTLLIGHQPVQVALCRTGGEPVRVGDRVRVTAKAFNPVIERLETAQTRRIP; encoded by the coding sequence ATGCAGATTGACCTGCAGGTCCGCAAGCGGCTCTCCACCGCCAGCGGCCCGGTGGATCTGAAGGCCGACCTCTGCCTCGCCAGCGGGGAGCTCGTCGCCTTCTTCGGGCCCTCCGGGGTGGGCAAGACCACCCTCCTGCGGATCCTGGCGGGGCTCACGGATCCCGAAGAGGGATACGTCTCGGTTGGCGGTGAGGTCTGGCTGGATACGGCCCGGAGTATCCGGGTGCCGCCCCAGCGGCGCAGCGTGGGACTGGTCTTCCAGGACTATGCCCTCTTCCCCAATATGAGCATCCGGGAGAACCTGCGCTTCGCCCAGAAGCAGGCCGACCCCGGCCACCTGGAGGAGCTGCTGGAGGTCTTCGGGCTGTTGCGCCTGCAGGACCGTCGGCCGGACACCCTCTCCGGGGGGCAGAAGCAGCGGGTGGCCCTGGCCAGGGCGCTGGCGCGCAAGCCCGGCCTGCTGCTGCTGGATGAACCCCTCTCGGCCCTGGATCATGACATGCGGAGCCTGCTCCAGGACGAGATCCTGCAGGTCCACCGACGCTGGGGTATCACCACCATCCTGGTCAGCCACGATCTCCAGGAGGTCTTCAAGCTCTGCCACCGCGTGATCGCCTTCCGGGATGGTCAGGTGATCGACGACGGCGATCCCCACGGCATCTTCAGCAGGAGCCCCACCAGCGGGAAGCTGCAGCTCATGGCGGAAGTGCTCCACATCGAAAGGGAGGATGTGGTGGATGTCTGCACTCTCCTGATCGGCCACCAGCCGGTCCAGGTGGCCCTCTGTCGGACCGGCGGAGAGCCGGTCAGGGTCGGGGACCGGGTCCGGGTCACCGCCAAGGCTTTCAATCCCGTCATCGAACGGCTCGAGACGGCTCAGACAAGGAGAATCCCATGA
- a CDS encoding TOBE domain-containing protein produces the protein MNRLQGTITGLSGAGSVVLVDVAVRGHAMAAVVIGEPGKAPYLGADRTVELLFNESEVSLGRIREGAISLGNQLPCRVQSVEAGAVLSQVHLDFEGATLTSLITTRAALALGLGPGMEVTAFIKNTEVMLREAGNHAD, from the coding sequence ATGAACAGGCTGCAGGGGACGATCACGGGCCTGAGTGGGGCTGGGTCTGTCGTGCTGGTTGATGTGGCGGTCCGGGGTCACGCCATGGCGGCGGTCGTGATCGGTGAGCCCGGGAAGGCCCCCTATCTGGGTGCAGACCGAACGGTGGAGCTCCTCTTCAACGAGTCCGAGGTCTCCCTCGGCAGGATCAGGGAGGGGGCCATCAGCCTGGGGAACCAACTCCCCTGTCGGGTTCAGTCTGTGGAGGCCGGGGCGGTCCTGAGTCAGGTCCACCTGGACTTCGAGGGAGCTACCCTCACTTCGCTCATCACCACCCGGGCAGCTCTGGCGCTGGGGCTGGGACCCGGCATGGAGGTCACCGCCTTCATCAAGAACACCGAGGTGATGCTGCGGGAGGCCGGAAACCATGCAGATTGA
- a CDS encoding TonB-dependent receptor plug domain-containing protein: MARRLFPSLTLALAAGCALFPAHAHAADAAELQDASDSTRTYDLEKVGVTAKRAKEKPTSPYATTESSQLQTEVITSEEIEAIHPQTAWDILEQVPGVEITFQGRQHQEFNNLRGSGSFGVILDGVYIGQVDRVIQSLPVDTIESVTVVRDATALTLGPLTNFGSSTGSSNAGFVIIKTKRSTKTNASMSASYGTFNAQQYGLAGGTKVGKFDFRLSGGFYDNPGKDGWNMQTRNASGLFRGGYTGESFEADLTYMKGHGKRNLEWGEILIPTGSDYSKVGTLSVSTMNMTRMDPEMVGLNLTEHWTGNQTTVFSYGYNGVKVFCQSKQNSYNNSVTLRHIITTGPNTFKAGIQEMSYTTNGQAPSTTKAIAQEMKSLFAEDEYRFLGGNLTVDGGIRFDRLSYTKSPVSGSASDLTAAPSPAYTLGVAWKPLPRLTVTGRFARTQNDAGDYQVSPDGSALPPEKRKKYEFGIQADLHRAFQPWVTAYYYDVKDQKTSTTGLDPNSTSTTKVSSYIDPTTGEEYDFVTCADVVTHGIEGGAAGRIIAPLSYKVSWSYTTSDDATTNASMSRHLASAALRYRMGAFGANVSAHYAGPRNRSSSPAGVFYYQLGDYTRVDANLDYGFKLHGCDSKVTLYGRNIGDVHYATRYVTGAYRDPGTQVGLQFTCSFF; the protein is encoded by the coding sequence ATGGCCCGTCGACTCTTCCCCTCCCTCACCCTGGCGCTCGCCGCCGGGTGTGCCCTCTTCCCGGCCCATGCCCACGCCGCCGATGCGGCGGAACTGCAGGACGCCTCCGACAGCACCCGCACCTATGACCTTGAGAAGGTGGGTGTGACGGCCAAGCGTGCCAAGGAGAAGCCCACCAGCCCCTACGCCACCACCGAGAGCAGCCAGCTCCAGACGGAGGTCATCACCAGCGAGGAGATTGAGGCCATCCACCCCCAGACGGCCTGGGACATCCTGGAGCAGGTGCCCGGCGTCGAGATCACCTTCCAGGGCCGCCAGCACCAGGAGTTCAACAACCTCCGCGGCTCCGGCAGCTTCGGCGTGATCCTGGACGGGGTCTACATCGGCCAGGTGGACCGGGTCATCCAGTCCCTGCCGGTGGACACCATCGAGTCCGTGACGGTGGTGCGCGACGCCACAGCCCTGACCCTCGGGCCCCTCACCAACTTCGGCTCCAGCACCGGCTCCTCCAATGCCGGCTTCGTGATCATCAAGACCAAGCGCTCCACCAAAACCAATGCCAGCATGTCCGCCAGCTACGGCACCTTCAACGCCCAACAGTACGGCCTGGCGGGGGGGACCAAGGTCGGGAAGTTCGACTTCCGTCTCTCCGGGGGCTTCTATGACAACCCCGGCAAGGATGGCTGGAACATGCAGACCCGGAACGCCTCCGGGCTCTTCCGCGGCGGATACACGGGTGAGAGCTTCGAGGCTGACCTCACTTACATGAAGGGCCACGGCAAGCGCAACCTGGAGTGGGGCGAGATCCTGATCCCCACCGGGAGCGATTACTCCAAGGTGGGCACCCTCTCGGTCTCGACCATGAACATGACCCGAATGGACCCGGAGATGGTGGGGCTCAACCTGACGGAGCACTGGACCGGCAACCAGACCACGGTCTTCAGCTACGGCTACAACGGCGTCAAGGTGTTCTGTCAGAGCAAGCAGAACTCTTACAATAATTCCGTCACCCTTCGCCATATCATCACCACTGGTCCCAATACCTTCAAGGCCGGGATCCAGGAGATGAGCTACACGACCAATGGCCAGGCCCCCAGCACCACCAAGGCCATCGCCCAGGAGATGAAGAGCCTCTTCGCCGAAGACGAGTACCGCTTCCTCGGGGGTAACCTGACGGTGGACGGTGGCATCCGCTTCGACCGCCTGAGCTATACCAAGAGCCCCGTCAGCGGCAGCGCCTCGGACCTGACGGCCGCCCCCTCCCCCGCCTACACCCTGGGCGTGGCCTGGAAGCCCCTGCCCCGTCTCACGGTCACGGGTCGCTTCGCCCGCACCCAGAACGACGCCGGGGACTACCAGGTCAGCCCCGACGGCTCCGCCCTGCCTCCCGAGAAGCGCAAGAAATACGAGTTCGGCATCCAGGCGGACCTGCACCGGGCCTTCCAGCCCTGGGTGACGGCCTACTACTACGATGTCAAGGATCAGAAGACCAGCACCACAGGCCTGGACCCCAACAGCACCTCCACCACCAAGGTCTCCTCCTACATCGACCCCACCACGGGGGAGGAATACGACTTCGTGACCTGCGCCGACGTGGTCACCCATGGCATCGAGGGTGGCGCCGCCGGCCGGATCATCGCCCCCCTGAGCTACAAGGTCTCATGGAGCTACACCACGTCGGATGATGCCACCACCAACGCCAGCATGTCCCGCCACTTGGCCAGTGCCGCCCTGCGCTACCGTATGGGGGCCTTCGGGGCCAATGTCAGCGCCCACTACGCCGGGCCCCGCAACCGTTCTTCATCACCGGCAGGCGTCTTCTACTACCAGCTGGGCGACTACACCCGGGTCGACGCCAACCTGGACTACGGCTTCAAGCTCCACGGCTGTGACTCCAAGGTCACCCTCTACGGGCGCAACATCGGGGATGTTCACTACGCCACCCGCTACGTGACCGGGGCCTACCGCGATCCCGGCACTCAGGTGGGGCTCCAGTTCACCTGCAGCTTCTTCTGA
- a CDS encoding energy transducer TonB: MFPSVRAMLISLVSHALVLGGGVLAARMLRATPAPVTVDLSELMGGGGGEQEQPKAPKAAPMLQPPVPVAVPRDLPAPVLPTTAPLPPVLSENADAAPLAAPPDPGQQPEPSFTGGGAAGKGTPGQGNSSGSGLGSGVGPGKGDGLDVLRAIYLREHFAYIRDRIANHLIYPAQAIRAGWSGRVIVTFIVLEDGRVDALGVAKGSGCCLLDRDALATVQRSAPFPKPPVSARLVIPVEYNLE, from the coding sequence ATGTTCCCTTCCGTGCGCGCCATGCTCATCTCCCTGGTCTCCCACGCCCTTGTCCTGGGAGGCGGAGTCCTGGCGGCCCGGATGCTCCGAGCGACCCCGGCACCGGTCACCGTTGACCTCTCCGAGTTGATGGGCGGCGGCGGCGGGGAACAGGAGCAGCCGAAGGCCCCCAAAGCCGCGCCGATGCTGCAGCCCCCCGTGCCTGTGGCCGTCCCCCGGGATCTCCCGGCACCTGTACTCCCGACAACGGCACCCCTGCCTCCGGTGCTCTCCGAGAATGCAGATGCGGCGCCGCTGGCCGCTCCCCCTGATCCCGGTCAGCAGCCTGAGCCTTCCTTCACAGGGGGCGGGGCCGCAGGGAAGGGGACCCCGGGGCAGGGGAACAGCAGCGGAAGCGGCCTTGGCAGCGGTGTGGGCCCGGGCAAGGGGGATGGCCTGGATGTCCTGCGGGCCATCTACCTGAGGGAGCACTTCGCCTACATCCGGGACCGGATCGCCAATCACCTGATCTACCCTGCCCAGGCCATTCGGGCCGGGTGGAGCGGTCGGGTCATCGTCACCTTCATCGTGCTGGAGGATGGACGGGTGGACGCTCTGGGTGTGGCGAAGGGGAGTGGCTGCTGCCTGCTCGACCGGGATGCCCTGGCCACCGTCCAGCGCTCGGCTCCCTTCCCCAAGCCCCCCGTGAGTGCCCGCCTGGTCATCCCCGTGGAATACAACCTCGAATAG
- a CDS encoding methyltransferase domain-containing protein, producing the protein MDAIETGEYNRIALGPNAPLYAFYAERILESTGISEGVCLDVGCGGGYLGMAMAAITELDFIFLDQCEAMLGHLERNLAGQGLGGRSVILQAQVQAIPLPAGSVDLVISRGSVPFWEELPRAFTELYRILRPGGRAYIGGGLGPATMRAQVEAALRLEEPRWSKKDRGRRTPGEYEEALRTAGIPGATVSRSEIGTWIEFGKE; encoded by the coding sequence ATGGACGCCATCGAGACTGGGGAGTACAACCGCATCGCCCTGGGGCCCAATGCTCCCCTGTATGCCTTCTACGCGGAGCGCATCCTGGAGTCCACCGGGATCTCGGAGGGGGTCTGTCTGGATGTGGGCTGCGGGGGCGGGTACCTGGGCATGGCCATGGCGGCCATCACCGAGCTCGACTTCATCTTCCTGGACCAGTGCGAAGCCATGCTCGGCCACCTGGAGCGCAATCTGGCGGGGCAGGGGCTGGGGGGGCGCTCGGTGATCCTCCAGGCCCAGGTCCAGGCCATCCCTCTCCCCGCGGGATCGGTGGATCTCGTCATCAGCCGGGGCTCCGTCCCCTTCTGGGAGGAGCTGCCCAGGGCCTTCACGGAGCTCTACCGGATCCTGCGCCCAGGGGGGCGGGCTTACATCGGCGGAGGCCTCGGCCCGGCCACCATGCGTGCCCAGGTGGAGGCGGCGCTGCGCCTGGAGGAGCCCCGGTGGTCGAAGAAGGATCGTGGGCGCAGGACGCCCGGGGAATACGAAGAGGCCCTCCGGACGGCAGGCATTCCGGGGGCCACGGTCTCTCGCAGCGAGATCGGCACCTGGATCGAGTTCGGCAAGGAGTGA
- a CDS encoding FmdE family protein: MRLDYDACLQAAKDLHGDACMGILLGTRMTICALERIGISDPRGVDRKKLIVFVEIDRCATDAIMAITGCRPGKRTMKVLDHGKMAATFINLETGQAVRVTPDPGMKKLTPDPSKCEVDVATLPDEQLLKIQAVEVDLYPEDLPGKPLRTRICDACGEKVMDGRELHFEGRTLCRTCAQPSAYYRIVQG, from the coding sequence ATGAGACTCGACTATGATGCCTGCCTCCAGGCTGCCAAGGATCTGCATGGCGATGCCTGCATGGGGATCCTGCTGGGGACCCGCATGACCATCTGTGCCCTGGAGCGCATCGGCATCTCGGACCCCCGGGGGGTGGACCGGAAGAAGCTGATCGTCTTCGTGGAGATCGACCGCTGTGCTACGGACGCCATCATGGCCATCACCGGCTGCCGCCCCGGCAAGCGGACCATGAAGGTGCTGGACCATGGCAAGATGGCGGCCACCTTCATCAACCTGGAGACCGGGCAGGCCGTCCGGGTCACTCCCGACCCCGGCATGAAGAAGCTGACCCCCGATCCCTCCAAGTGCGAGGTGGATGTGGCCACCCTTCCCGACGAGCAGCTCCTGAAGATCCAGGCGGTGGAGGTGGACCTCTATCCGGAGGACCTGCCCGGCAAGCCCCTGCGGACCCGGATCTGCGACGCCTGTGGTGAGAAGGTCATGGACGGGCGGGAGCTGCACTTCGAGGGGCGGACCCTCTGCCGCACCTGCGCCCAGCCCAGTGCGTACTACCGGATTGTGCAGGGCTGA
- a CDS encoding DUF364 domain-containing protein, translating to MNQDPLRGGHAGILLDEAHASLVAKYAQRGEAPSILRLVVGIHFVGVKLTNGCGGVAYLPPELIQAASTRILKHAAPRVRGMSALGVAGGGLDHPLAHVIRLATLNALSVPFFQEGQYLMDETGNLADYPALFNGRRLCLVGAIIPLLRRIRHLPSHIDVVDRKEATEAEAGGMSFVPPDQVSQALGSCETAVFTGASVANGSVLSLIAQVPEQAAIAIVGPSSGFIPDPLFERGVALVGTSIVHDIDEALEILSEGGGAYQLFGTCVRKINLLNVKALAGRGLALPGAVEDLR from the coding sequence ATGAACCAGGATCCTCTCCGCGGCGGGCATGCCGGGATCCTTCTGGACGAGGCCCACGCGAGCCTGGTGGCCAAGTACGCCCAGAGGGGCGAGGCGCCCTCCATCCTGCGCTTGGTGGTGGGCATCCACTTCGTGGGGGTCAAGCTCACGAATGGCTGCGGAGGTGTCGCCTACCTGCCCCCCGAGCTGATCCAGGCGGCCAGCACCCGCATCCTCAAACACGCGGCCCCCCGGGTCCGCGGCATGTCCGCCCTGGGGGTGGCTGGGGGGGGGCTGGACCACCCCCTTGCCCATGTGATCCGTCTGGCCACGCTGAATGCGCTCTCGGTGCCCTTCTTTCAAGAGGGGCAGTACCTGATGGATGAGACTGGCAATCTGGCCGACTATCCCGCCCTCTTCAACGGTCGACGCCTGTGCCTGGTGGGGGCCATCATTCCGCTTCTCCGCCGTATCCGGCACCTGCCCAGTCACATCGATGTGGTGGACCGCAAGGAGGCGACGGAGGCCGAGGCGGGGGGGATGAGCTTCGTGCCTCCGGACCAGGTTTCCCAGGCCCTGGGATCCTGTGAGACCGCCGTGTTCACCGGTGCCTCGGTGGCCAACGGCAGCGTGCTCTCCCTCATCGCCCAGGTTCCCGAACAGGCGGCCATCGCCATCGTCGGGCCCTCCTCGGGCTTCATTCCGGATCCCCTCTTCGAGCGGGGGGTCGCCCTCGTGGGGACTTCCATCGTCCACGACATCGACGAAGCGCTGGAGATCCTATCCGAGGGCGGAGGTGCCTACCAGCTCTTCGGGACCTGTGTCCGCAAGATCAATCTTCTGAATGTCAAGGCTCTGGCTGGTCGGGGACTCGCCCTGCCGGGTGCCGTGGAGGACCTGCGATGA
- a CDS encoding biopolymer transporter ExbD, with the protein MDEKEFDQLNIIPLVDVMLVVLAIVLTTSTFIAKGVIPVDLPRASHNHEELQKSVLLELDRQGGIYLDGKAASLSTLAQRLGGFDRKMAVLIRSDRELQLQSFIDVLDLVKGMGFTKVSVQTDKAERR; encoded by the coding sequence ATGGATGAGAAGGAGTTCGACCAGCTCAACATCATCCCCCTGGTGGACGTGATGCTGGTGGTCCTGGCCATCGTCCTCACCACCTCCACCTTCATCGCCAAGGGGGTGATCCCGGTGGACCTGCCCCGTGCCAGCCACAACCATGAGGAGCTTCAGAAGTCGGTGCTTCTCGAACTGGACCGGCAGGGGGGGATCTACCTGGATGGCAAGGCGGCCAGCCTCTCCACCCTGGCGCAGAGGCTGGGGGGCTTCGACCGGAAGATGGCTGTCCTCATCCGCTCGGACCGGGAACTGCAGCTCCAGAGCTTCATCGATGTGCTCGACCTGGTGAAGGGCATGGGCTTCACCAAAGTGAGTGTGCAAACGGACAAGGCGGAGCGCCGATGA
- the exbB gene encoding TonB-system energizer ExbB has translation MGGLKAAIDYGVIGLLVAMSIVVFAIFIERMLFYRGLDPKRFTHRRELEIALTSRLNLMAIMASNAPYVGLLGTVLGIMLTFTVMGSDGQLDSARIMSGLALALKATAAGLMVAIPAVTLYNLLLRRVRVLLARWETLHG, from the coding sequence ATGGGCGGACTCAAAGCGGCAATCGACTACGGGGTCATCGGACTTTTGGTGGCCATGAGTATCGTGGTCTTCGCCATTTTCATCGAGCGGATGCTCTTCTACCGGGGGCTTGATCCCAAGCGTTTCACGCACCGGCGGGAACTGGAAATCGCCCTGACCTCCCGGCTCAACCTCATGGCCATCATGGCGAGCAACGCGCCCTACGTGGGGCTCCTGGGTACGGTCCTGGGGATCATGCTCACCTTCACCGTCATGGGCTCGGATGGCCAGCTGGACAGCGCCCGGATCATGTCGGGCCTCGCCCTGGCGCTCAAGGCCACGGCGGCGGGCCTCATGGTGGCCATCCCGGCGGTGACCCTGTACAACCTGCTCCTCCGTCGTGTCCGGGTGCTCCTGGCCCGGTGGGAGACCCTCCATGGATGA
- a CDS encoding DUF364 domain-containing protein: MPHASSMWTLYDQLISGIPGDLRVESVLIGLHWTLVRPEGPGLGMSMTPPEGNRSICGAGGFRGRPLRELAALAKSWHPHEAALGVAALNAYYNTSPCLEHHWRIAPGDQVNESVFATMMEDLAGMKVTVVGHFPYLEALGSICQLSILERQPQHGDFPDPACEYILEDQDYLFITGVTLINKTLPRLLELGRKARIVLVGPSVPLTPLWFEWGVSSLAGTSITDPDQVWQHVAEGGDRSIFQHGARMMRLYSTDRLQG, translated from the coding sequence ATGCCACACGCATCTTCCATGTGGACCCTCTACGACCAGCTCATCTCCGGCATCCCCGGGGATCTCCGGGTCGAGTCCGTGCTCATCGGCCTGCACTGGACCCTCGTGCGCCCTGAGGGTCCGGGGCTGGGCATGTCCATGACCCCACCCGAAGGCAACCGGAGCATTTGCGGAGCCGGAGGCTTCCGTGGCCGGCCCCTCCGGGAGCTGGCCGCCCTGGCGAAGTCCTGGCACCCCCATGAGGCGGCCCTCGGCGTCGCCGCCCTCAATGCCTACTACAACACATCTCCCTGCCTGGAACACCACTGGAGGATCGCCCCGGGAGACCAGGTCAACGAGAGCGTGTTCGCCACCATGATGGAGGACCTGGCCGGCATGAAGGTGACCGTGGTGGGGCACTTCCCCTATCTGGAAGCCCTGGGCTCCATCTGCCAGCTCTCCATTCTCGAACGCCAGCCCCAGCACGGCGACTTCCCCGACCCCGCCTGCGAATACATCCTGGAGGACCAGGACTACCTCTTCATCACGGGAGTCACCCTCATCAACAAGACCCTGCCCCGGCTCCTGGAGCTGGGCCGGAAGGCCAGGATCGTCCTGGTGGGCCCCAGCGTCCCCCTGACTCCCCTCTGGTTCGAGTGGGGGGTCAGCTCCCTGGCGGGCACCTCCATCACTGACCCGGACCAGGTCTGGCAGCATGTGGCCGAAGGCGGAGACCGCTCGATCTTCCAGCACGGCGCCCGGATGATGAGGCTCTACAGTACCGACCGGCTCCAGGGATGA
- a CDS encoding YkgJ family cysteine cluster protein, whose product MERSVLLESAREGLVAEINLALEASFGQIHRLMAGERSLEVKTAIMDEIYGLNDRFLEIVRPALDGVSLQCARGCAHCCEFRVEALPVEALRIARYLRGQHEAILAELRPRLQAQADYAQGRSEKRYQRKCAFMDEQGACRIYEVRPFKCRVHHSLDRHSCGNGRRAFTVGLLEQLEEMMIQGIAGLFRERGLSVVPAELGGAVLRALESPALEDQWLRGGQPFASRSLPMPPLESGHPWSRSVL is encoded by the coding sequence GTGGAGCGTTCTGTCCTTCTTGAGTCTGCCCGCGAGGGGCTGGTGGCCGAGATCAATCTTGCCCTGGAGGCTTCCTTCGGGCAGATCCACCGCTTGATGGCCGGGGAGCGGTCCCTGGAGGTGAAGACGGCCATCATGGACGAAATCTATGGTCTCAACGACCGCTTTCTGGAAATTGTCCGTCCGGCCCTGGATGGGGTCAGCCTCCAGTGCGCCCGGGGCTGCGCCCACTGCTGTGAGTTCCGGGTGGAGGCCCTGCCGGTGGAGGCTCTGCGCATCGCCCGGTACCTCCGGGGGCAGCATGAGGCGATCCTGGCCGAGTTGAGGCCACGGCTCCAGGCCCAGGCCGACTATGCCCAGGGGCGATCGGAGAAGCGCTATCAAAGGAAGTGCGCCTTCATGGATGAGCAGGGGGCCTGCCGCATCTATGAGGTGAGACCCTTCAAGTGCAGGGTCCACCACTCCTTGGATCGTCACTCCTGCGGAAATGGGCGCAGGGCCTTCACGGTGGGACTGCTGGAGCAGCTGGAAGAGATGATGATCCAGGGGATCGCCGGGCTCTTCCGGGAACGGGGGCTTTCGGTGGTGCCCGCCGAGCTGGGGGGGGCGGTTCTCAGGGCCCTGGAAAGCCCAGCGCTTGAGGACCAGTGGCTGCGCGGCGGCCAGCCCTTCGCTTCTCGCTCCCTCCCGATGCCCCCGTTGGAGTCCGGTCATCCCTGGAGCCGGTCGGTACTGTAG
- a CDS encoding XdhC family protein encodes MTSSDTQALTSLRAALQRTLDALEAGIRPQASSGDFPCFEPANLEGDPWVSPASLDTVMEALGPADIPTLQEALRAMDADEQAWLGFKLVTDPLLATAPDASADALPGLFVVHNPTGERKDARIISSRSPSPRDLKQMMDITSGPQMHGEEFAGVAWKSLPLFHQTRVFLFGGGLVSAEVALLAHRVGFGVVVVDEDPAFLTTSRFPSASRTAIASFDSIPDLGITRHDFVCVLTRGHAHDPQALVHAIQCGAGYIGMMGRASKNSRVLTQAREAGIPEETLARIHAPIGLDFGARTPQELAVAIVAQLIQVRRQLRSVQS; translated from the coding sequence ATGACCTCCTCTGACACCCAAGCCCTCACCAGCCTCCGTGCGGCTCTCCAGCGCACCCTCGACGCCCTGGAGGCCGGCATCCGCCCCCAGGCCAGTAGCGGGGATTTCCCCTGCTTCGAACCCGCCAACCTGGAGGGCGACCCCTGGGTCAGCCCCGCCTCCCTCGACACGGTCATGGAGGCCCTGGGCCCGGCGGACATCCCCACCCTCCAGGAGGCCCTCAGGGCCATGGACGCCGATGAGCAGGCCTGGCTGGGCTTCAAGCTGGTGACCGATCCGTTACTCGCCACGGCCCCTGACGCCAGCGCGGACGCCCTGCCGGGCCTCTTCGTGGTCCACAACCCCACAGGCGAGCGGAAGGATGCGCGGATCATCTCCAGCCGCTCGCCCAGCCCCAGGGACCTAAAGCAGATGATGGACATCACCAGCGGACCCCAGATGCATGGAGAGGAGTTCGCCGGGGTGGCCTGGAAGTCCCTGCCCCTCTTCCACCAGACCCGGGTCTTCCTCTTCGGGGGCGGCCTTGTCTCGGCAGAGGTCGCCCTCCTCGCCCATCGGGTGGGCTTCGGGGTCGTGGTCGTGGACGAGGACCCGGCCTTCCTCACCACCTCCCGCTTCCCCTCCGCAAGCAGGACCGCCATCGCCAGCTTCGACAGCATCCCGGACCTGGGTATCACGCGGCACGACTTCGTCTGCGTCCTGACCCGCGGCCATGCCCACGACCCACAGGCCCTGGTCCACGCCATCCAGTGCGGGGCCGGATACATCGGGATGATGGGACGGGCCTCAAAGAACAGCCGGGTCCTCACCCAGGCCCGGGAGGCCGGGATCCCTGAGGAGACCCTGGCCCGGATCCATGCCCCCATTGGCCTCGACTTCGGAGCCAGGACGCCCCAGGAGCTGGCCGTGGCCATCGTGGCCCAGCTCATCCAGGTCCGCCGCCAGCTCCGCTCGGTGCAGTCATGA
- a CDS encoding NUDIX hydrolase: protein MKGGHTAVKVGPDMTFTYCPRCGHALEQRECFGRIRPACPACRFVHFANPRVAVVIFLHHANRVLLVKRGVPPEKGRWALPAGYIDLGEPPEEAAIREMQEETGLEVSIEGLLDLGYNPVSQAIVITYRARLLGGEPMAGDDAAEARWFGTEELPDLAFDSTRKAIGAWIRTPPADL from the coding sequence ATGAAGGGAGGCCACACCGCGGTGAAGGTGGGCCCCGACATGACCTTCACCTACTGCCCCCGCTGCGGGCACGCCCTCGAACAGCGGGAGTGCTTCGGTCGCATCCGGCCCGCCTGCCCCGCCTGCCGCTTCGTCCACTTCGCTAATCCCCGGGTGGCCGTGGTCATCTTCCTCCACCATGCAAACCGGGTGCTCCTGGTCAAACGGGGCGTCCCTCCAGAAAAGGGACGCTGGGCCCTCCCCGCCGGTTACATCGACCTGGGAGAGCCCCCCGAGGAGGCCGCCATCCGGGAGATGCAGGAGGAGACCGGGTTGGAGGTCAGCATCGAAGGGCTCCTGGATCTGGGCTACAACCCGGTGAGCCAAGCCATCGTTATCACCTACCGAGCCCGTCTTCTCGGCGGAGAACCCATGGCCGGGGACGATGCCGCCGAGGCTCGCTGGTTCGGAACAGAGGAGCTGCCCGACCTGGCCTTCGACAGCACCCGCAAGGCCATCGGAGCCTGGATCCGGACTCCGCCAGCGGATCTCTGA
- a CDS encoding class I SAM-dependent methyltransferase, whose amino-acid sequence MSATTTLAPLPAAHRVAIAPVFGAYAERILRATGIRRGLCLDAGCGGGYLGMALAAITELRFVFLEQSPSLLSLVDRNLKTHQLGDRSQTQLSSLSSMPLERESVDLVISRGSAPFWQDLPGVFREFRRVLRPGGQGCLWASSASRPAWGCGSRAPEALARHLWEAGFRCFEISQDEVGAWTRFTRT is encoded by the coding sequence ATGTCCGCGACCACCACCCTGGCACCCCTCCCAGCCGCCCACCGGGTGGCCATCGCCCCGGTCTTCGGCGCCTATGCAGAGCGGATCCTCCGGGCCACGGGGATCCGCCGGGGCCTCTGCCTGGACGCCGGCTGCGGAGGCGGCTACCTGGGCATGGCTCTGGCGGCCATCACAGAACTCCGCTTCGTCTTCCTGGAGCAGTCCCCCTCCCTCCTCAGCCTTGTGGACCGCAACCTGAAGACCCATCAGCTTGGGGACCGCTCCCAAACCCAACTCTCCTCCCTCTCCAGCATGCCCCTGGAGCGGGAGAGCGTGGACCTGGTGATCAGCCGTGGCTCCGCCCCCTTCTGGCAGGACCTTCCGGGCGTTTTCCGTGAGTTCCGGCGCGTCCTGCGCCCGGGTGGCCAGGGCTGTCTCTGGGCCTCCTCAGCTTCCCGTCCCGCCTGGGGATGCGGTTCCAGGGCCCCGGAAGCCTTGGCCAGACACCTCTGGGAAGCCGGGTTCAGATGCTTTGAGATCAGCCAGGACGAGGTGGGAGCCTGGACCCGGTTTACACGAACCTGA